In the Glycine max cultivar Williams 82 chromosome 6, Glycine_max_v4.0, whole genome shotgun sequence genome, GATGAAAAGGGCAACGCTTTCTTACAGAAAGATGGAACCTTGGTTTGGTCAACAAGCACAAGTAACAAAGGGGTTTCTTCAATGGAATTGCTTGACACAGGGAATTTGGTTTTGCTTGGAATTGATAATAGCACAGTGATTTGGCAAAGTTTTAGCCATCCAACAGATACTTTGTTGCCAACTCAAGAGTTCACTGAGGGAATGAAACTCATCAGTGATCCTAGCTCAAACAACTTGACCCATGTTCTTGAGATCAAGTCTGGTAATGTTGTTCTCACTGCAGGTTTTCGAACCCCGCAGCCTTATTGGACTATGCAGAAGGACAACCGCAGAGTCATCAACAAGGGCGGTGATGCGGTGGCTTCAGCAAACATTAGTGGAAATTCATGGAGGTTCTATGACAAAAGCAAATCTTTGTTGTGGCAATTCATTTTCTCTGCAGATCAAGGCACAAATGCGACTTGGATTGCTGTTTTGGGGAGTGATGGCTTCATCACTTTCTCGAACCTCAACGATGGAGGGTCAAATGCTGCTTCTCCAACAACAATACCCCAAGATTCTTGTGCTACACCGGAACCTTGTGATGCATACACCATATGCACAGGTGACCAAAGAAGGTGTAGTTGCCCTTCTGTTATTCCTAGTTGCAAACCTGGTTTTGATTCTCCCTGTGGTGGTGACTCAGAAAAGTCCATTCAGTTGGTTAAAGCTGATGATGGGCTTGATTACTTTGCGCTTCAATTCCTTCAACCTTTTTCGAAAACCGATTTGGCTGGTTGCCAATCTTCTTGCCGCGGAAACTGCTCGTGCCTTGCTTTGTTCTTCCACAGAAGTTCAGGGGACTGTTTCCTTTTGGACAGTGTAGGTAGCTTTCAGAAACCTGATTCTGATTCTGGTTATGTTTCTTACATTAAGGTCTCGACAGATGGAGGCGCTGGCACGGGTTCTGGGGGCGGCGGAGGTGTCCATAAGCACACCATAGTTGTTGTGGTCATTGTCATAATAGCCTTGGTTGTCATTTGTGGTCTGGTCTTTGGGGGAGTTAGATACCACAGAAGAAAGCAAAGGTTGCCTGAGTCTCCTAGAGAAGGTTCAGAAGAGGACAATTTCTTGGAGAATTTGACTGGCATGCCAATCCGTTACAGCTACAAGGACCTTGAGGCGGCCACTAATAACTTCTCTGTGAAGCTTGGGCAAGGGGGTTTTGGGTCAGTGTACAAAGGAGTTCTACCCGATGGGACTCAGTTAGCAGTGAAGAAGTTGGAAGGTATTGGACAAGGGAAGAAAGAGTTCAGGGCTGAAGTTAGCATCATTGGTAGCATTCATCATCTTCATTTGGTTAGGCTTAAGGGATTCTGTGCTGATGGAACTCATAGGCTCCTTGCTTATGAATACCTGTCTAATGGCTCCTTGGATAAATGGATATTCAAGAAAAACAAAGGTGAGTTTCAGTTGGATTGGGATACTAGGTTCAATATAGCTCTGGGAACAGCAAAAGGACTTGCTTATCTGCATGAAGATTGTGACTCAAAGATTGTTCATTGTGACATCAAGCCGGAAAACGTGCTTCTGGATGACCACTTCATGGCCAAGGTTTCGGATTTTGGGCTGGCTAAGCTCATGAACCGAGAACAAAGCCATGTTTTCACAACACTGAGGGGCACCAGGGGATATCTTGCACCGGAGTGGATAACAAACTATGCCATATCAGAGAAAAGTGATGTCTATAGCTATGGTATGGTGCTACTAGAGATCATTGGGGGAAGGAAAAACTATGATCCCAGTAAGTCTTCAGAGAAGTCCCATTTCCCAACTTATGCTTATAAGATGATGGAAGAAGGGAAGCTGAGAGATATTTTTGACTCGGAGTT is a window encoding:
- the LOC100791158 gene encoding G-type lectin S-receptor-like serine/threonine-protein kinase SD2-5, whose translation is MGKHWSFFHITGTLFLLCKVCLAGSQYSGRVLPGVLNGSQMNWIDRDGKFLVSKKVQFAFGFVTTTNDTTKFLLAIIHVATTRVIWTANRAVPVANSDNFVFDEKGNAFLQKDGTLVWSTSTSNKGVSSMELLDTGNLVLLGIDNSTVIWQSFSHPTDTLLPTQEFTEGMKLISDPSSNNLTHVLEIKSGNVVLTAGFRTPQPYWTMQKDNRRVINKGGDAVASANISGNSWRFYDKSKSLLWQFIFSADQGTNATWIAVLGSDGFITFSNLNDGGSNAASPTTIPQDSCATPEPCDAYTICTGDQRRCSCPSVIPSCKPGFDSPCGGDSEKSIQLVKADDGLDYFALQFLQPFSKTDLAGCQSSCRGNCSCLALFFHRSSGDCFLLDSVGSFQKPDSDSGYVSYIKVSTDGGAGTGSGGGGGVHKHTIVVVVIVIIALVVICGLVFGGVRYHRRKQRLPESPREGSEEDNFLENLTGMPIRYSYKDLEAATNNFSVKLGQGGFGSVYKGVLPDGTQLAVKKLEGIGQGKKEFRAEVSIIGSIHHLHLVRLKGFCADGTHRLLAYEYLSNGSLDKWIFKKNKGEFQLDWDTRFNIALGTAKGLAYLHEDCDSKIVHCDIKPENVLLDDHFMAKVSDFGLAKLMNREQSHVFTTLRGTRGYLAPEWITNYAISEKSDVYSYGMVLLEIIGGRKNYDPSKSSEKSHFPTYAYKMMEEGKLRDIFDSELKIDENDDRFQCAIKVALWCIQEDMSMRPSMTRVVQMLEGICIVPNPPTSSSLGSRLYATVFKSSSEGATSSGPSDCNSDAYLSAVRLSGPR